From the Pyxidicoccus trucidator genome, one window contains:
- a CDS encoding ATP-binding protein, with product MKTEPRVVRIPGGPQAESFQAFFEALDAPSAMCDPGLRLVAVNDSFRRFCAEHHVSVDDVARALSGACVPSDGASCDVELLSDLAGVVLTLSRRGDVVAVRARNEPELARNRLVVAEKALLEQARTESVLLDLGRSVAEAGGEEELVAAVARGVKELFPGRSFCIRITDARTGGLTSLYAEGRLKEGAHEPLALLQRAVDKTNLAPASLPPGRVAVMSEVPLLFHGGTHGVSAPLVASGQLFGAINMEYPEGFEADVQHDERVLLQLANQVAVAVKNAKLIDELTFVRKYLEDLLEKANALILVASRDKQVVVFNQAISALTGFRKEDVLGKDLFWLVPESEHLRLTQVIAAAMRGESVNSFETRLLARDGGEVRVSFATSSMLTQHGEVEGVIAIGQDITVVKELEKRIIHAEKLASIGQLAASVVHEINNPMTAVATYADALLQRSRTTPGANPADQEKLKKILESSHRILRFTRDLVSYARPAQDKPERVQLNAVVDMAVGFCEHVVAQARVSVHREYSELPPLSAVRANLVQVFVNLITNACHAMPPGGAVHLSTGRDGQDAVVTVRDTGTGIDPKHLQRIFEPFFTTKPEGKGTGLGLSICQGIVENHGGRLTVQSTVGAGTTFTVRLPLPVG from the coding sequence ATGAAGACTGAGCCCCGAGTCGTGCGCATTCCCGGCGGCCCCCAGGCCGAGTCCTTCCAGGCCTTCTTCGAGGCGCTCGACGCGCCCTCGGCCATGTGCGACCCGGGCCTGCGGCTGGTGGCCGTCAACGATTCCTTCCGCCGCTTCTGCGCCGAGCACCACGTGTCCGTGGACGACGTGGCGCGGGCGCTGTCCGGGGCCTGCGTGCCCTCGGACGGCGCGAGCTGTGACGTGGAGCTGCTGTCCGACCTGGCCGGCGTGGTGCTGACGCTGTCGCGCCGCGGAGACGTGGTGGCGGTGCGCGCGCGCAACGAGCCGGAGCTGGCGCGCAACCGGCTGGTGGTGGCGGAGAAGGCCCTGCTGGAGCAGGCGCGCACGGAGAGCGTGCTCCTCGATTTGGGCCGCAGCGTGGCCGAGGCGGGCGGCGAGGAGGAGCTGGTGGCCGCCGTGGCGCGCGGGGTGAAGGAGCTGTTCCCCGGGCGCTCCTTCTGCATCCGGATTACCGACGCGCGCACCGGCGGGCTGACGTCGCTCTACGCGGAGGGGCGGCTGAAGGAGGGCGCGCACGAGCCGCTGGCGCTGCTCCAGCGCGCGGTGGACAAGACGAACCTGGCGCCCGCGTCGCTGCCTCCGGGCCGCGTGGCGGTGATGAGCGAGGTGCCGCTCCTGTTCCATGGCGGCACCCACGGGGTGAGCGCGCCGCTGGTGGCCAGCGGGCAGCTCTTCGGCGCCATCAACATGGAGTACCCGGAGGGCTTCGAGGCGGACGTGCAGCACGACGAGCGCGTCCTCCTGCAGCTCGCCAACCAGGTGGCCGTGGCGGTGAAGAACGCCAAGCTCATCGACGAGCTGACGTTCGTCCGCAAGTACCTGGAGGACCTGCTGGAGAAGGCCAACGCGCTCATCCTGGTGGCCAGCCGGGACAAGCAGGTGGTGGTCTTCAACCAGGCCATCAGCGCGCTCACCGGCTTCCGCAAGGAGGACGTGCTGGGCAAGGACCTCTTCTGGCTGGTTCCGGAGAGCGAGCACCTGCGGCTGACGCAGGTCATCGCCGCCGCCATGCGCGGCGAGTCGGTGAACAGCTTCGAGACGCGCCTGCTGGCCCGCGACGGCGGCGAGGTGCGCGTGTCCTTCGCCACCTCCTCCATGCTCACCCAGCACGGTGAAGTCGAAGGCGTCATCGCCATCGGCCAGGACATCACCGTGGTGAAGGAGCTGGAGAAGCGCATCATCCACGCGGAGAAGCTCGCCTCCATCGGTCAGCTCGCCGCCAGCGTGGTGCACGAAATCAACAACCCGATGACGGCGGTGGCCACCTACGCGGACGCGCTGCTCCAGCGCTCGCGGACGACGCCGGGCGCCAACCCGGCGGACCAGGAGAAGCTGAAGAAAATCCTGGAGAGCAGCCACCGCATCCTGCGCTTCACCCGGGATTTGGTGAGCTACGCGCGGCCGGCGCAGGACAAGCCGGAGCGGGTGCAGCTCAACGCCGTGGTCGACATGGCGGTGGGCTTCTGTGAGCACGTGGTGGCGCAGGCGCGCGTCAGCGTGCACCGCGAGTACTCGGAGCTGCCGCCGCTGTCCGCGGTGCGCGCCAACCTGGTGCAGGTCTTCGTCAACCTCATCACCAACGCGTGTCACGCCATGCCGCCGGGCGGCGCGGTGCACCTGTCCACGGGTCGGGACGGGCAGGACGCGGTGGTGACGGTGCGCGACACGGGCACGGGTATCGACCCCAAGCACCTGCAGCGCATCTTCGAGCCATTCTTCACCACCAAGCCGGAAGGGAAGGGCACCGGCCTGGGACTGTCCATCTGTCAGGGCATCGTGGAGAACCACGGCGGCCGGCTCACGGTGCAGAGCACCGTGGGCGCGGGCACGACGTTCACCGTGCGGCTGCCGCTGCCGGTGGGGTGA
- a CDS encoding GAF domain-containing sensor histidine kinase, whose translation MTSSLEFALGITLVPPASPAREALAASAARAGLRVVDGLEAAALALVDLTAPGGHTALRTLLERPRTTFLTLVVLVEPGERGFAEAEALKPADILTTPVGTHELAWRLQCAAARHVEREEQERSQEDLALLLELTAEYAETSDVEALLHGVTRRLAEKLQIARATLVMLGRNADEGIIVAASDDPALKDLRIELSRYPEIREVMRTGKPVVMQEASTHPLLGDVERRAVAARGIHAIAALPLPIRGQVRGVLLVRAAGTRRTFTPREIDFLTTVAHATAVALRNASVLQSVRGQTEAEKTARLAAEEQAASFKPYQLFFAHVSEGVAILDDKASVLSLNPSGAAMLDMPAHEARGRHLHQVTQPVDECVLMELVTTASHGEARSGVDVEVRTGTGRRLTLSMSAAPMRDEEAATILSFRDVTDARKLEYELRQTKDFLERLIDSSVDAIIAADLKGRIILFNKGAEAMCGYTSQEALGGLSVHQLYPPGVAKRVMAMIRGPEHGGKGRLSLTREELLHRSGERVPVNMTASIVYEGGREVFSVGIFTDMRARMQLERKLSDVETRLEESEKSAVIVALAGTAAHELNQPLTSVMGYAELLKRKLKEEDFAWKPVDIIYREAERMAEIVRKIGKITRYETKSYMGAQQILDLDKASSHED comes from the coding sequence GTGACGTCCTCGCTGGAATTCGCTCTCGGCATCACCCTGGTGCCCCCTGCCTCGCCCGCGCGTGAGGCGCTGGCCGCCTCGGCCGCGCGTGCAGGTCTGCGGGTGGTGGACGGCCTGGAAGCGGCCGCCCTCGCCCTCGTGGACCTCACCGCTCCCGGCGGCCACACCGCGCTGCGGACCCTGCTGGAACGTCCCCGGACCACCTTCCTCACCCTGGTGGTGCTGGTGGAGCCGGGCGAGCGTGGCTTCGCCGAGGCGGAGGCCCTCAAGCCCGCGGACATCCTCACCACCCCGGTGGGCACCCACGAGCTGGCGTGGCGGCTCCAGTGCGCCGCCGCCCGCCACGTGGAGCGCGAGGAGCAGGAGCGCAGCCAGGAGGACCTGGCCCTCCTGCTGGAGCTGACGGCGGAGTACGCGGAGACCTCCGACGTGGAGGCGCTCCTGCACGGCGTCACCCGCCGGCTGGCGGAGAAGCTGCAAATCGCCCGCGCCACGCTGGTGATGCTCGGCCGCAACGCCGACGAGGGCATCATCGTCGCCGCCAGCGACGACCCGGCCCTCAAGGACTTGCGCATCGAGCTGTCGCGCTACCCCGAGATTCGCGAGGTGATGCGCACCGGCAAGCCGGTGGTGATGCAGGAGGCCTCCACCCATCCGCTGCTGGGGGACGTGGAGCGCCGGGCGGTGGCCGCCAGGGGCATCCACGCCATCGCCGCGCTGCCGCTGCCCATCCGCGGACAGGTGCGCGGCGTGCTGCTGGTGCGCGCGGCGGGCACGCGCCGCACCTTCACGCCGCGGGAAATCGACTTCCTCACCACGGTGGCGCACGCCACGGCGGTGGCGCTGCGCAACGCGTCCGTCCTCCAGTCGGTGCGCGGGCAGACGGAGGCGGAGAAGACGGCGCGTCTGGCCGCCGAGGAGCAGGCGGCGTCCTTCAAGCCCTACCAGCTCTTCTTCGCGCACGTCAGCGAGGGCGTGGCCATCCTCGACGACAAGGCGAGCGTGCTGTCGCTCAACCCCTCGGGCGCGGCCATGCTGGACATGCCCGCGCATGAGGCGCGGGGCCGCCACCTGCACCAGGTCACCCAGCCGGTGGACGAGTGCGTGCTGATGGAGCTGGTGACGACGGCCTCGCATGGCGAGGCCCGCTCCGGCGTGGACGTGGAGGTGCGCACCGGCACGGGCCGGCGCCTCACGCTGTCCATGTCGGCCGCGCCGATGCGCGACGAGGAAGCCGCCACCATCCTCTCCTTCCGGGACGTCACCGACGCGCGCAAGCTGGAGTACGAGCTGCGCCAGACGAAGGACTTCCTGGAGCGGCTCATCGACTCGTCGGTGGACGCCATCATCGCGGCGGACCTGAAGGGCCGCATCATCCTCTTCAACAAGGGCGCGGAGGCCATGTGCGGCTACACCTCGCAGGAGGCCCTCGGCGGACTCTCCGTCCACCAGCTCTATCCGCCCGGCGTGGCGAAGCGGGTCATGGCCATGATTCGTGGCCCGGAGCACGGCGGCAAGGGCCGGCTGTCCCTCACCCGCGAGGAGCTGCTGCACCGCTCCGGTGAGCGGGTGCCGGTGAACATGACGGCGTCCATCGTCTACGAGGGCGGCCGCGAGGTGTTCAGCGTGGGCATCTTCACGGACATGCGCGCCCGCATGCAGCTGGAGCGCAAGCTGTCCGACGTGGAGACGCGGCTGGAGGAGAGCGAGAAGAGCGCCGTCATCGTCGCGCTCGCCGGCACCGCCGCGCACGAGCTGAACCAGCCGCTCACCTCGGTGATGGGCTACGCCGAGCTGCTCAAGCGCAAGCTGAAGGAAGAGGACTTCGCCTGGAAGCCGGTGGACATCATCTACCGCGAGGCGGAGCGCATGGCGGAGATCGTCCGGAAGATTGGGAAGATCACCCGCTACGAGACGAAGTCGTACATGGGGGCGCAACAGATTCTCGACCTGGACAAGGCCTCCTCCCATGAAGACTGA
- a CDS encoding right-handed parallel beta-helix repeat-containing protein has product MRQRSPLIPALCSAVLLCVLACNGKGELSQDTGAHPTPDEAPSTETPPITTPELPGTPDDETPEDPDPTPSPLPIPELPPTPTPTPTPTPTPTPTPTPTPTPTPTPPEFTRILWVAPTGSDTASGTQSAPLRTVTKALALLRPGEAVYLKAGTYTERLKLEEKGGSEASPLTLKAAPGATVTLKPTGSASALVDVRGAYWRIQGLTLDLGGDDSFAVLFRGVGSHHGVLRDSTVKNGTAGAGVNVCEKAADVLIENNVITNFTRGSSDSHGVILQTTSRNVVVRGNDIHHNSGDAVQCIGPEGGATISGTPFDNLLVEDNELHENRENGVDVKTCTRVTLRGNIIWGHKTSGSSRGEGVVVHLSAKDVTLEDNVLYNNGRAISIGGVREGAPPTNIIIRRNLVRDALGGSEEGSGIRVDTSTNVKVQQNTVWNMPGPCLVFGHGDTGASASLDIRNNVFAGCGITVRGGPGRSGAVVDANLYFRSGGAGIFRLDGVEMGFADWKADSGLDRRSLEKSPAFQNIDTGDFRLASTSPARNVGLSLGLTHCGAAPDLGAFESDCP; this is encoded by the coding sequence ATGCGCCAACGGTCCCCGCTGATACCGGCCCTCTGCTCCGCTGTCCTGCTCTGCGTCCTCGCCTGCAATGGCAAGGGAGAGCTCTCTCAAGACACCGGCGCGCATCCCACCCCGGATGAGGCCCCCTCGACGGAGACCCCGCCCATCACCACGCCCGAGCTTCCGGGCACCCCTGACGACGAGACGCCGGAAGACCCCGACCCGACGCCGAGCCCGCTCCCCATTCCCGAGCTGCCGCCCACCCCGACGCCGACTCCCACGCCGACGCCGACGCCTACTCCCACGCCGACGCCCACCCCCACGCCGACTCCCACGCCGCCGGAGTTCACGCGCATCCTCTGGGTGGCTCCGACGGGCAGCGACACGGCGTCCGGCACGCAGAGCGCGCCGCTGCGCACGGTGACGAAGGCGCTGGCGCTGCTCAGGCCGGGCGAGGCCGTGTACCTCAAGGCCGGCACGTATACGGAGCGCCTCAAGCTGGAGGAGAAGGGTGGCTCGGAGGCCTCGCCGCTGACGCTGAAGGCGGCCCCCGGCGCCACGGTGACGTTGAAGCCCACGGGCAGCGCGTCGGCGCTGGTGGACGTGCGCGGCGCGTACTGGCGCATCCAGGGGCTCACCCTGGACCTGGGGGGTGACGACTCCTTCGCGGTGCTGTTCCGGGGCGTGGGCTCGCACCATGGCGTGCTGCGCGACAGCACGGTGAAGAACGGCACCGCGGGCGCCGGCGTCAACGTGTGCGAGAAGGCCGCTGACGTCCTCATCGAGAACAACGTCATCACCAACTTCACCCGCGGCAGCAGCGACAGCCACGGTGTCATCCTCCAGACGACGTCCCGCAACGTGGTGGTGCGCGGCAATGACATCCACCACAACTCCGGGGACGCGGTGCAGTGCATCGGCCCCGAGGGCGGCGCCACCATCTCCGGCACGCCCTTCGACAACCTCCTGGTGGAGGACAACGAGCTGCACGAGAACCGGGAGAACGGCGTGGACGTGAAGACGTGCACCCGCGTCACCCTGCGCGGCAACATCATCTGGGGCCACAAGACGTCGGGCAGCTCGCGCGGCGAGGGAGTGGTGGTGCACCTGTCCGCGAAGGACGTCACCCTGGAGGACAACGTCCTCTACAACAACGGCCGCGCCATCAGCATCGGCGGCGTGCGCGAGGGCGCCCCCCCCACCAACATCATCATCCGCCGCAACCTCGTCCGCGACGCGCTGGGCGGGAGCGAGGAGGGCAGCGGCATCCGCGTGGACACCTCCACCAACGTGAAGGTGCAGCAGAACACCGTGTGGAACATGCCCGGCCCCTGCCTCGTCTTCGGCCATGGCGACACCGGCGCCAGCGCCAGCCTGGACATCCGCAACAACGTCTTCGCCGGCTGTGGAATCACCGTGCGCGGGGGCCCCGGCCGCTCCGGCGCCGTGGTGGACGCCAACCTCTACTTCCGCTCGGGGGGCGCGGGCATCTTCCGCCTGGACGGCGTGGAAATGGGCTTCGCGGACTGGAAGGCGGACAGCGGCCTGGACCGCCGTTCGCTGGAGAAGTCTCCGGCCTTCCAGAACATCGACACCGGAGACTTCCGCCTCGCGTCCACCTCGCCGGCCCGGAACGTGGGGCTGTCCCTGGGGCTGACGCACTGTGGGGCGGCGCCGGACCTGGGGGCGTTCGAGTCGGACTGCCCCTGA
- the queD gene encoding 6-carboxytetrahydropterin synthase QueD: MDIFKEFTFEAAHRLPNVPPGHKCSRLHGHSYRVEIHVRGPADPRTGWVMDFADIKEAFEPLRVKLDHYYLNEVEGLENPTSENLSRWIWKRLRPTLPQLSRVMVRETCTSGCIYQGEDD; this comes from the coding sequence TTGGACATCTTCAAGGAGTTCACCTTCGAGGCCGCTCACCGGCTGCCGAACGTTCCCCCCGGCCACAAGTGCAGCCGGCTGCACGGGCACAGCTACCGGGTGGAAATCCATGTGCGTGGGCCCGCGGACCCGCGCACCGGCTGGGTGATGGACTTCGCCGACATCAAGGAGGCCTTCGAGCCCTTGAGGGTGAAGCTGGACCACTACTACCTCAATGAGGTGGAGGGCCTGGAGAACCCCACCAGCGAGAATCTGTCGCGGTGGATCTGGAAGCGGCTGCGCCCCACCCTGCCCCAGCTCAGCCGGGTGATGGTCCGCGAGACGTGCACCAGCGGCTGCATCTACCAGGGCGAGGACGACTGA
- a CDS encoding SDR family NAD(P)-dependent oxidoreductase yields the protein MNVLITGATAGFGLAITRRFIQDGARVIATGRRTERLEAMRAELGERLLPVTLDITDREAVERAVRALPAEFAEVDVLVNNAGLALGLDLAQSARVEDWDTMVDTNVKGLLYCTHAVLPGMVARNRGHIVNMGSIAAEFPYPGGNVYGATKAFVHQFSLNLRADLHGTAVRVTDIEPGLVGGTEFSNVRFKGDEARAASPYANTQPLTPEDIADTVHWVTTRPAHVNINIVSLMPVVQSFGPLPIKRQG from the coding sequence ATGAACGTGCTCATCACCGGAGCCACGGCCGGATTCGGTCTGGCCATCACCCGCCGCTTCATCCAGGACGGAGCGCGCGTCATCGCCACCGGGCGGCGGACGGAGCGGCTGGAGGCGATGCGGGCGGAATTGGGCGAGCGGCTGCTGCCCGTGACGCTCGACATCACCGACCGCGAAGCGGTGGAGCGCGCGGTGCGCGCGCTGCCGGCGGAGTTCGCCGAGGTGGACGTGCTGGTCAACAACGCGGGCCTCGCACTGGGGTTGGACCTGGCGCAGTCGGCGCGCGTCGAGGACTGGGACACGATGGTGGACACCAACGTGAAGGGGCTCCTGTACTGCACGCACGCGGTGCTGCCCGGCATGGTGGCGCGCAACCGGGGCCACATCGTCAACATGGGCTCCATCGCCGCCGAGTTCCCCTACCCCGGCGGCAACGTGTACGGCGCCACCAAGGCCTTCGTGCACCAGTTCAGCCTCAACCTGCGCGCGGACCTGCATGGCACGGCGGTGCGCGTGACGGACATCGAGCCCGGGCTGGTGGGCGGCACGGAGTTCTCCAACGTCCGCTTCAAGGGTGACGAGGCCCGCGCCGCGTCCCCCTACGCCAACACCCAGCCGCTGACGCCCGAGGACATCGCGGACACGGTGCACTGGGTGACGACGCGCCCGGCGCACGTGAACATCAACATCGTGTCCCTGATGCCGGTGGTGCAGTCCTTCGGACCGCTGCCGATAAAGCGGCAGGGCTGA
- a CDS encoding M23 family metallopeptidase produces the protein MKSYGTAASGLLILLLVYAGVMFFSSFAGFAGDGPMVPTAVVALLAWGGFIVLTLHGLRRALAVRNGQANRLDSSLFWMNALPMIGALLFIITAFAFGFGAFASCGPVWLSGLYHWGGLVGSGLSLAVWFIAPYFARDVKAEGGRHLELPSARKVIVTASVVYGLWAIIWLGAWLLLRGSIDSASYPTAASSPYRLPYPDGDRSWIVQGNNSNLNHKEDEAFAWDFRRQCGTPVLAARAGTVTRVEDTHDGNGKGKPNNRVEVTHSDGTVGRYFHVMKDSAKVSKGDTVKQGDTLALVGNVGNSLTGHIHFDVEKGGVSIPVTFRDVDEDKGIPRTFERYASAD, from the coding sequence ATGAAATCCTATGGAACGGCGGCCTCGGGTCTCCTCATCCTCTTGCTGGTCTACGCGGGGGTGATGTTCTTCTCTTCCTTCGCGGGCTTCGCCGGTGACGGGCCCATGGTGCCCACCGCGGTGGTGGCCCTCCTGGCATGGGGCGGGTTCATCGTGCTCACCCTTCACGGGTTGCGGCGTGCGCTGGCCGTCCGGAATGGCCAGGCGAACCGGCTCGACTCGAGCCTCTTCTGGATGAACGCGCTCCCCATGATTGGCGCGCTGCTGTTCATCATCACGGCGTTCGCCTTCGGGTTCGGCGCCTTCGCCTCCTGCGGCCCCGTCTGGCTGTCCGGGCTGTACCACTGGGGCGGCCTGGTGGGCAGCGGGCTCAGCCTGGCGGTGTGGTTCATCGCGCCCTACTTCGCGCGTGACGTGAAGGCGGAGGGCGGGCGACACCTGGAGCTGCCCAGCGCGCGGAAGGTCATCGTCACCGCGTCGGTGGTGTACGGCCTGTGGGCCATCATCTGGTTGGGCGCGTGGTTGCTGCTGCGAGGCTCCATCGACAGCGCCAGCTACCCGACCGCGGCCAGCTCGCCCTACCGGCTTCCGTACCCCGATGGGGACCGCTCGTGGATAGTCCAGGGCAACAACTCGAACCTCAACCACAAGGAGGACGAGGCCTTCGCCTGGGACTTCCGCCGCCAGTGCGGCACGCCGGTGTTGGCGGCGCGCGCGGGCACGGTGACGCGGGTGGAGGACACCCACGACGGCAATGGCAAGGGCAAGCCCAACAACCGCGTGGAGGTGACCCACAGCGACGGCACCGTGGGTCGCTACTTCCACGTCATGAAGGACAGCGCGAAGGTGTCGAAGGGCGACACCGTGAAGCAGGGGGACACGCTGGCGCTGGTCGGCAACGTGGGCAACAGCCTCACCGGCCACATCCACTTCGACGTGGAGAAGGGCGGCGTCAGCATCCCCGTCACCTTCCGGGACGTCGACGAGGACAAGGGCATTCCCCGCACCTTCGAGCGCTACGCCTCCGCGGATTGA
- a CDS encoding Uma2 family endonuclease codes for MSEDIQVQGAERLATNGAGPHPEDMSDKARLESLYEALERLPETVVGEVIDGELYVSPKGAFRHARAASRLGVLLGPYDIGTQGLGGWVIVGEPNLQLGADRLIPDLAGWRSERMPHTPSDVWVTLPPDWVCEVLSPSTEALDRSRKMAVYAREGVRHLWFVDPRLQTLEVYRLTGREWQRLGVHAGDAVVHAEPFEALPLELAQLWPK; via the coding sequence ATGAGCGAAGACATCCAGGTGCAGGGGGCGGAGCGGCTTGCGACGAACGGGGCAGGGCCACATCCTGAGGACATGAGCGACAAGGCGCGACTGGAGAGTCTCTACGAAGCGCTGGAGCGCCTACCCGAGACGGTCGTCGGTGAAGTCATCGATGGCGAGCTGTACGTGAGCCCGAAGGGAGCCTTTCGGCATGCCCGGGCAGCCTCACGGCTCGGAGTCCTCCTCGGCCCCTATGACATAGGTACCCAGGGTCTTGGCGGGTGGGTCATCGTGGGCGAGCCCAATCTGCAGCTGGGCGCGGACAGACTCATCCCCGACCTCGCCGGCTGGAGGAGCGAGCGGATGCCGCACACGCCGAGCGACGTCTGGGTGACGCTGCCTCCCGACTGGGTCTGCGAGGTGCTCTCCCCCTCCACGGAAGCGCTGGACCGGAGCCGGAAGATGGCGGTGTACGCTCGCGAGGGCGTGCGGCACCTGTGGTTCGTGGACCCGCGCCTCCAGACACTGGAGGTCTACCGCCTGACGGGCAGGGAGTGGCAGAGGCTCGGTGTGCACGCGGGCGACGCCGTGGTCCACGCCGAGCCCTTCGAGGCGCTTCCCCTGGAGCTGGCTCAGCTCTGGCCGAAGTGA
- a CDS encoding poly(R)-hydroxyalkanoic acid synthase subunit PhaE, translating to MSQSDPPAPNRGLLARGLKLLGHLTHPQTRTGKVFTRAEQGLTRVLAKVAESPTYLRVSGSLMRQGFNVRIRRRGLVERTLHTLRLPTPSEVEALRDQLRRVNDQVEALGIQLETVVDLVHPTEAPAPAPERPANETRELPARERAPSKRRA from the coding sequence ATGAGTCAGTCGGACCCACCGGCGCCCAACAGGGGGCTCCTCGCCCGCGGCCTGAAGCTGCTGGGACACCTCACCCACCCGCAGACGCGCACCGGCAAGGTCTTCACCCGCGCCGAGCAGGGCCTCACCCGGGTGCTCGCGAAGGTCGCCGAGAGCCCCACCTACCTGCGCGTCAGCGGCAGCCTCATGCGCCAGGGCTTCAATGTCCGCATCCGCCGCCGGGGGCTGGTGGAGCGCACCCTGCACACTCTGCGCCTGCCCACGCCCTCCGAGGTGGAGGCGCTGAGAGACCAGCTCCGCCGGGTGAATGACCAGGTGGAGGCGCTCGGCATCCAGCTCGAGACGGTGGTGGACCTGGTCCACCCGACAGAGGCCCCGGCCCCCGCGCCCGAGCGTCCCGCCAACGAAACCCGCGAGCTCCCCGCCAGGGAGCGCGCGCCTTCCAAGCGCCGCGCCTGA
- a CDS encoding alpha/beta fold hydrolase — protein sequence MTASTTQRLRAFVAGKLDLPRAVASILKARPMNPYPYLRPIIEKASGVREPPISATPHTVVYTRGSMRLLRYAAPRRRYRTPILFVYSLINRWYILDFLPGRSLIEHLTREGYDVYAIDWGVPGQNEERMDWAELLGGVIQTAVQWTLRVSKSRELTLYGYCMGGTMALAYTSLYPEGVRNLVAQATPVDFSKGGVYTLWTAADHFDVDSLVDAYGNVPTKVLESGFMMAAPVQRLTRWLEVCRRIDEPDFVTTFLAMERWGADPVPFPGEVYRQYIKDCYQQNLFPKGQMKVGEKSIDLGRIQCSVLNVIAEQDSIALPAMSEPLPSLVSSKDSETRRYPVGHIGLSASSKGSTVVWPSIAAWIGERSKTMDP from the coding sequence ATGACCGCGTCCACCACCCAGCGTCTCCGCGCGTTCGTCGCGGGCAAGCTCGACCTCCCGCGCGCCGTGGCCAGCATCCTCAAGGCGCGGCCCATGAATCCGTACCCGTACCTCCGGCCCATCATCGAGAAGGCGTCCGGCGTGCGGGAGCCGCCCATCAGCGCCACGCCCCACACGGTGGTGTACACGCGCGGCAGCATGCGGCTGTTGCGCTACGCCGCGCCCCGGCGCCGCTACCGCACGCCCATCCTGTTCGTCTATTCGCTCATCAACCGCTGGTACATCCTCGACTTCCTGCCCGGCCGCAGCCTCATCGAGCACCTCACGCGCGAGGGCTATGACGTCTACGCCATCGACTGGGGCGTGCCCGGGCAGAACGAGGAGCGCATGGACTGGGCGGAGCTGCTGGGCGGCGTCATCCAGACGGCGGTGCAGTGGACGCTGCGCGTGAGCAAGAGCCGCGAGCTCACCCTCTACGGCTACTGCATGGGCGGCACCATGGCGCTGGCCTACACGTCGCTTTACCCCGAGGGCGTGCGCAACCTCGTGGCGCAGGCCACGCCCGTGGACTTCAGCAAGGGCGGCGTCTACACGCTGTGGACGGCGGCGGACCACTTCGACGTGGACTCGCTGGTGGACGCGTACGGCAACGTGCCCACCAAGGTGCTGGAGAGCGGCTTCATGATGGCGGCGCCGGTGCAGCGCCTCACGCGCTGGCTGGAGGTGTGCCGCCGCATCGACGAACCGGACTTCGTCACCACCTTCCTCGCCATGGAGCGCTGGGGCGCCGACCCAGTGCCCTTCCCCGGCGAGGTCTACCGCCAGTACATCAAGGACTGCTACCAGCAGAACCTCTTTCCCAAGGGCCAGATGAAGGTGGGAGAGAAGTCCATCGACCTGGGCCGCATCCAGTGCTCGGTGCTCAATGTCATCGCCGAGCAGGACAGCATCGCCCTGCCAGCCATGAGCGAGCCGCTGCCGTCGCTGGTGTCCTCCAAGGACAGCGAGACGCGGCGCTACCCGGTGGGCCACATCGGCCTGTCCGCCTCCAGCAAGGGCTCCACCGTCGTGTGGCCCTCCATCGCCGCCTGGATTGGCGAGCGCTCGAAGACGATGGACCCATGA